The region GCGCAGCGATCGTGCGCTGTCCCTTCTGACACAGAGCGGTGTGCCTGACACGCGAACAGGAGAAAATTTACTTCCTGATGGTGATAGCGTCCAGATTCTTCAGCGATCTTGTCGGTCATCGGCCTTGTTCTTTCTGCAAGCATTTTGGGAAGCGAAGCCTTTTCTCAACGTAGGGCTTTCTTGCTTCTCAAAACGTTTCGTCCGGAAACCGATTAACCTCTCAACCGATCACTAAAATCCAAAGAACTCGTTGGCGTTTTTGTAACAGACGCGCTCGACCAGTTGGCCGATCCAGTTGATTTCGGAGGCAGGCAACAGGCCCGCTTCCACGTCGTCGCCCAACAGGTTGCAGAGGATGCGGCGGAAGTAGTCGTGCCGCGGGTACGAAAGGAAGCTGCGCGAATCGGTCAGCATTCCGACGAAGCGGCTCAGCAGTCCGAGGTGCGAGAGGGCGTTCATCTGCCACTCCATGGCCTCCTTCTGATCGAGGAACCACCAGCCCGAGCCGAACTGCATCTTGCCGGCGATGGACCCATCGTTGAAATTGCCCATCATCGTGGCGAACATGTAATTGTCCGACGGGTTCAGGTTGTAAACAATGGTCTTGGCCAGTTGGTCGTTGTTGTCCAGCCGCGAGAAGAATTTCGACATCGCCTGCGCCTGTGAAAAATCGCCGATGGAATCGAAGCCGGTGTCGGGTCCGAGCGTGCGCATCATGCGCTGGTTGTTGTTCCGCAGCGCGCCGAGGTGGAACTGCTGCGTCCAGCCTTTGCTGTGGTCGAGCAGCGCCAGTTCGAACAGGATGGCCGATTTCAACTTGCCGATCTCCTCTTTCGAGAGCGACTGTCCGCCACGCACTTTGCTGAACAACTGCCGCGCTTCGGCATCGGTGTAGTCGTCGGCATAGATCTGCTCCAGACCGTGGTCGGATAGTTTTCCGCCCATTTCGGCAAAGAAGTCGTGCCGCTTTTTGAGGGTTTCCAGCAGATCGTCGTACGACTGGATGTCCATTCCGGCGGCGGCGCTCAGCTTTTCGAGGTAGGCGTTGTAAGCCTCGGCATTTTCGACCGCCATTGCTTTATCGGCCCGGAACGTAGGCAGCATTTTGGTGCCGAAACCGTCTTCCCTCACCTGCTTGTGGTAGTCGAGCGAGTCGGCCGGATCGTCGGTCGTGCACACCACCCGCACGTCGAAGTATTCCATGATACCCCGCGCGCGGAATTCCGGCGTCTGGAGCTTTTCGGTACACGCGTCGTAGATGCTCCGCGCCGTTTCGGGCTTCAGGATGCGTTCTACGCCAAACGGACGCTTCAGTTCCATGTGCGTCCAGTGGTAGAGCGGGTTGCGCATCGTGTAGGGAACGGTCTCGGCCCACTTTTCGAACTTGGCGTAGTCGTCGGCATCGCCAGTGCAATAGCGCTCGTCGATCCCATTGGCCCGCATGGCCCGCCACTTGTAGTGGTCACCCGCCAGCCAGATCTGCGTCAGGTTCTTGAACTGCCGGTTTTTGGCCACTTCTTCGGGCGGCAGGTGGCAGTGGTAGTCAATGATGGGCTGCTCCTTGGCAAAGTCGTGAAACAGCGCCCGTG is a window of Catalinimonas alkaloidigena DNA encoding:
- the uxaC gene encoding glucuronate isomerase → MDTTLHPAFLDEDFLLHTETARALFHDFAKEQPIIDYHCHLPPEEVAKNRQFKNLTQIWLAGDHYKWRAMRANGIDERYCTGDADDYAKFEKWAETVPYTMRNPLYHWTHMELKRPFGVERILKPETARSIYDACTEKLQTPEFRARGIMEYFDVRVVCTTDDPADSLDYHKQVREDGFGTKMLPTFRADKAMAVENAEAYNAYLEKLSAAAGMDIQSYDDLLETLKKRHDFFAEMGGKLSDHGLEQIYADDYTDAEARQLFSKVRGGQSLSKEEIGKLKSAILFELALLDHSKGWTQQFHLGALRNNNQRMMRTLGPDTGFDSIGDFSQAQAMSKFFSRLDNNDQLAKTIVYNLNPSDNYMFATMMGNFNDGSIAGKMQFGSGWWFLDQKEAMEWQMNALSHLGLLSRFVGMLTDSRSFLSYPRHDYFRRILCNLLGDDVEAGLLPASEINWIGQLVERVCYKNANEFFGF